A portion of the endosymbiont of Galathealinum brachiosum genome contains these proteins:
- a CDS encoding hydroxymethylpyrimidine/phosphomethylpyrimidine kinase, protein MKTSKPPVVLCFSGLDPTGGAGIQADIESIAKHGCHAAPIITANTVQDTHNVISYEPVNATLLLKQARAILKDMPVSAIKIGMLASGEIAEAIYTLFRQYSDIPVILDPVLTAGGGTSLAKKNLIDAINTLIIPRTYILTPNIPESLLLTNTKSNPESAAQLLNKMGAKYVLLTGTHAKNTDVIHKLYLKSRSQKTYKYKRLENEYHGSGCTLAASLAALIAQKMEPINACQNALDFTHKALTYANALGSGQLIPNRYV, encoded by the coding sequence ATGAAAACTTCAAAACCACCTGTCGTACTTTGCTTTTCCGGTTTAGATCCAACTGGCGGTGCAGGTATACAGGCAGATATAGAATCCATAGCAAAACATGGTTGTCATGCTGCGCCAATTATCACGGCAAATACGGTTCAGGACACTCATAACGTCATTAGTTATGAACCAGTTAATGCGACATTATTACTTAAACAGGCTCGTGCGATTTTAAAAGATATGCCCGTAAGTGCCATAAAAATAGGTATGTTAGCTTCGGGTGAAATTGCTGAAGCCATATACACACTCTTTAGACAGTACAGTGATATCCCTGTTATTTTAGATCCTGTTTTAACTGCGGGCGGTGGCACATCACTTGCGAAAAAAAATCTAATTGATGCCATTAATACACTCATTATCCCGCGCACATATATTCTAACGCCTAATATTCCAGAATCTTTATTGCTAACTAATACAAAGTCAAACCCCGAATCTGCTGCTCAGCTTTTAAACAAAATGGGCGCTAAATACGTTTTACTCACTGGCACACATGCAAAAAACACCGATGTTATTCATAAGCTTTACTTAAAATCCAGAAGTCAGAAAACATACAAATATAAACGACTAGAAAATGAATATCACGGCTCTGGTTGCACTCTTGCAGCCAGTCTTGCTGCACTGATTGCACAAAAAATGGAACCCATCAATGCATGTCAGAATGCACTGGACTTCACCCATAAAGCACTCACTTATGCAAACGCATTAGGCAGTGGTCAACTTATACCCAATCGATATGTATGA
- a CDS encoding thiamine phosphate synthase, with protein MTKKLSGLYAITNETLMPENLFLSMAEAALTSGVSVLQYRDKSTNQKKRQYQASQLKLLCDQHSVTFIINDDINLAMQVDADGVHIGKNDQSIYETKNQLGKDKIIGVSCYNQMSLATDAIENGADYIAFGSFFGSSIKPEAPQANRELITTIKNQYSTPVCCIGGITTENHKPLLDAGTDMLAIISDIFSHTDNAYISHQCTQFKNAFDSRKTG; from the coding sequence ATGACAAAAAAACTATCCGGCCTTTATGCAATCACCAATGAAACCCTGATGCCTGAAAATCTTTTTTTAAGCATGGCAGAAGCAGCATTAACATCTGGTGTTTCAGTTTTACAATATCGCGACAAAAGCACCAACCAGAAAAAAAGACAATATCAGGCCAGTCAACTTAAATTACTTTGCGATCAACATAGTGTGACTTTTATTATTAATGACGATATCAACCTTGCAATGCAGGTTGATGCAGACGGCGTGCACATTGGAAAAAATGACCAGTCTATTTATGAAACAAAAAATCAGCTAGGTAAAGACAAAATCATTGGTGTTAGTTGTTACAATCAAATGAGCCTGGCGACAGATGCCATTGAGAACGGTGCGGATTATATTGCTTTTGGGAGTTTTTTTGGATCATCTATAAAACCAGAAGCGCCTCAGGCAAACCGTGAATTAATTACCACAATCAAAAACCAGTACAGCACACCAGTTTGCTGTATTGGCGGCATAACCACTGAGAACCACAAACCTCTGCTTGATGCTGGCACTGATATGTTAGCTATTATTAGCGATATATTTTCTCATACCGATAATGCC